TGTAACACTTCCTGCACTTGCCCGGGTGCTCACTGCACAGGGGTACCCAGATGAGCAGACGAGTGGGGCTGAAATCCAGCCCATGCTCCGTCCGCTCGGGGCGTCCTGGCCCGGGCCGCATCCTCCCAAGGGAGGGGTGCCTCCTGCTAATTCACACCAAGGCACCCCGTGGGCTCTGCTGCCTCCCCCCGGCTCCCTGCCTTGACGCAGACTCTGAGCTTCAAGAGGAATGGAGCCCCTGGtctccctgcagtgggagctgcAGCAGCGACAGCCAGCAGAGGGCTCGGCCCTGTGGCTACGCCTGCACTGCCACCGAGTCCCGTGCCTGCGACCTGCCCCCCTGTCCTGGTGAGACGAGCCCCATCTCCTGCAGACGGAGCGGCTTACACGCTGGACTTGGTCCCCTGGGAATGTGGGCGTGTAAGCCTTGTATAGGGTGGGCTTGGGAGAGGGGAGGCAGGAAGCTCACACACACGGTGGTCCTGCCCCGTGCCAGGCCTGTCCCAGATGCCGCGGGCACCGAGAGCCTAGTGAGGGCTGGGCTCCCATCGGGAGCACAGAGGTGCCCTGCGGCACCACCAGCCTGGCCTCCTCTCTTCCCAAAGGCGCTGAGGACAAGGACCCCTTGGGCTTCCCCAGTGAGGGGTGGCGGCCCCTGGCCCACAATGCTACGGACATGCTCAGCCCAGGTCAGTGGGGAGCTAGGCCCTGCCCTTGGGGGTTTGGGGGAAACCTCTCTCGGGAGGGTGGAGCCTCACCGCACGGGCAGGAATCTTGCCTCCAGCCACTGAGGCAGAGAGTACATCTTCCAGGTGGAAGGTTAGCCTCCCCAACAAGGGGACCGTAACATTTCCAAGCCCCCTAGCCAGACCCATTGGCCTTTCCCAGCCTGATATTCCTGCTGGGAAGAAGGTCTTGAGGGGAGCCCAGAGCTTGGAGATCATCTAGTGGGGCGTATGCTCCCTGGCAGCAGGATAGGATGGGGACATTCTGGCTTCCACTCCCTGGTCACTCTTGGAGGCTCCTGGCAGGCTCTGTCTGGGGAGCAGTTGCCCTCAAAAACAGGTCAAGGTCTAGAGCTCCAGGACTGCTCCTTCCGGCAGCTTGGAGCGGGCCGCGCTTTCCCCAGCAcactccacatctgtgtctcttgCACCCCACAAGGAGGCAGGCAGCTGCCGACAGCCCCCTTGCAGATGGGTCCTGTGCTCAACGCCGCAGAAGCTCACTGAGCCGGGAGGGTGCACCTGGTCCTGTGTGGGGCAGGGGATTCCCAGAAGACCAagcccagtccctgccctcaaggggctCAGGTCTTCGGGGGAAAGACACACACAACCAACTTAGGTACAGCACTGCCAAGTGGGCCCAAGGGTCTGCAGCAAAGAGGGAGGAGCAGTTCGTTCTGGGTGGCCAGGTAGGGAGAGGGGGGGAGGGCAGCATAGACAGAGGGGTCACAGGGGGCCCAGAAAGACAGAGTGAGCCCGAGAAAGGCAAAGTTAAGAACAAGAATGGGCCAGTGGTGAAAACAGTGAAACATTTTCTTACCAGGAGGCTAAAACTGCTGCCcctgtccccacccaccccagctcaTTCCCCACGATCCCAGGATCTTTCCCGCCATCCAGCATCTAAAGGGACAAGGCCTAGCTCCGCAGAGGGCCTGTaggcccctcctccagccccttggCCGACCTCCATTCGGCCACGGCCTGTTGCTTCAGCTTGCCTGGGTGGTGTGTGGTTGTCCTTATCTGTCAACAGCGGCGGCCAGGCCAGACTGCCCCCCGCTCTGGTGTGGGtccttcccctcctgcccctACGGCCCTACCAAGCCACAGCTTTGCACCAGCTGGGGCCTAGGCCTTCCCCCTCCGTGCATTGGCCCTTGACCAGTCCCCCCCGCCCCAGGGGCTGACCAGTCCCCTTCCCACGCTCCCCTGCCCTCTGCAGATGTGGACAGCTGTGAGAAGTGGCTGAACTGCAAGAGTGACTTCCTAGCCAAGTACCTGAGCCAGGTGCTGCGGGACCTGCCCAGCTGCCCGTGTGCGTACCCACTGGAGGCCGTGTCCAGCGCCGTGAGCCTGCAGGACGAGCACCAGGGCCGCAGCTTCCGGTGGAGGGACGCCAGCGGCCCACGCGAGCGCCTGGACGTGTACCAGCCCACGGCCCGCTTCTGCCTGCGCTCTCTGCTGTCCGGGGAGAGCAGCACGCTGGCCGCCCAGCACTGCTGCTACGACGCGGGCAGCCGGCTGCTGACCCGAGGCAAGGGCGCCGGCGCGCCCGACCTCGTCAGCACCGACTTCTCGCCCGAGCTGCACTTCAAGGTGGACACGCTGCCCTGGATCCTGTGTAAGGGGGACTGGAGCCGCTACCACGCTGTGCGGCCCCCGAACAATGGCCGGGCCTGCACGGACAACCCCCCCGAGGAGGAATACCTGGCGCAGTTGCAGGAGGCCAAGGAGTTCTAATGAGGGCTGCTGTGCTGGAGAACTTCCCTCGCAGGCCACTCACCCTGCCTGGCCCAGACCCGGTGAGGCCAGTCTGGTGCCTCGAGCCCTCTGCCTTTGAACCTGAGGCGGGGAGGTCAGCACCCCAGGTGTCGGTGTGGGGTTGGGGAGAAGGTTGAAGCGTGTATAAGGCCCAGGGTGAGAGGAGGGAGCTCAGCTCCCAAGGCCCCCAGGGCTGCCCCAGATGCGTATCTGTGGCGGCCTTACCTCTTGCCCGCTGGGAGGCGCTGTCGCAGCCTGGACGCGCAttgtcctccctctccctctgtgctCAGGTGTGCGCCTGGCTCTCCACACACCCTGATTCCCGGGGCCTGCGGTGAGTCTCGTCATCCCGGCCCGCGGGCCAGCGGCCAGCCAGCCCTGGGCCAGCAGCCCTCCTTAGCGCTGAGCGGTCACACGTGGCCCGCTTGCCCACCCCCGCTGGGAGGGTTAACCTCAGCCCCAAGTGGTCTTTCGTTGGACACCACTTTAGTCCAGGGCTGAAGGCCATCAGTGGGACCGTAAGTGGATAGACAGGCCGTGGCAGCCAAGACAAGGCAGGATCCAGGTGCAGAACGGATCAATGAATTCTGGTCCCTTTCTTTGTCCAGCTCACCTCTGTTCTGTCCAGGTTGTAGGAATGTGTGGGGCTGGGAGATCACAGCGCCCTGAATGAGCACAGCAGCCAGGCTTGGGATGGGTTCAGAACCAGCCCAGAAGGATGGGTCATGTGCAGGGTGGGCTGGTAAATCAGCTCTCCCGGGGTGGGTGGCAGGGGAACAGCCCCAATTTGTAGCATTTGggcaatttctgtggtgtaaacgTTCCCACGGTGGCCCACTTCAGGCTCCCAAGGTGATGTCGCTGAATACGCTGAGctcagagttgggaagagatgcatATGATCAGCTCTCCCAGCACACCTCGTGCCTCTTCCCtgcctcccctcaccccatctcccctcccctctgcaaCCACACTTTCTTGCCTTCTGTGGGGTTGAAATGCTGATATCCCAACTGTCTCTTTTCATAAAAGCCTCCAAAAGTAGGGAACTTCAGTCCTAGCCCCTAGGCAGCTGCCGTGAAACTCTCTGGGAACCTCAGCAATAAAGcactttattttcaaattctgtCTGATGAAGAATTTGGAGCCCCAGCAGAGCAGAGAGGTGTAGGGAGCCCTTGCTTACTGTCCAAGCCAAGCTCCCCTGGACTGCGTTTGGTGCAGATTTTAGTTTAGACTAACCATCAGTTAGGTTATCTTTACTCGGTTATCTTTACTCAAACTCGTAAAGcgttacctgggaggcagggaagaGCTAGCAGGACCTTAGGGGCACATTCACTCCAAGTCCTTTGGTCAGATAGATCAATTGCATTTACACCAGAGGAAGTGACCCCACTTCCCCAAGCAACTTGCTGCAAGGGGATCCGATGCAGAGTTGTCCCAAGAACTACACCTATGAGAGAGCCCTATCTTAGTTGGTACCCTTACCACACACTCCACTGTCACTTCTGGCATTTGGGGGAGTCACATCAGGAAGCAGAATGAGACAAGGTGTGTTGAGAGCCACTACCTGGAGAAACTCAGAGAGCCAGATATTTCCAACTACATCACACCTAGAGGGAGGTTTATTAGTCTGGTCCAGGATCACAGTGTAACAGCACTCTGGTGCAATTAGAATATTACAGGGTCAGAGAGGCCAGGATCTCGGGTCACTAGGTGGGA
This sequence is a window from Mesoplodon densirostris isolate mMesDen1 chromosome 4, mMesDen1 primary haplotype, whole genome shotgun sequence. Protein-coding genes within it:
- the ISM2 gene encoding isthmin-2 isoform X1, which translates into the protein MPRLPGRAALPLCVVLLTALLAAVRGLPLRKPRGPGWSHVRLAEVSASPDPSSPRDEEETPLLSRARLQAGLRQHRRWALTEPAALTLDKTSLPGTLEDAPLLLELQKLPGLANTDLSAPNPNIQVTIEVVEDPQTEVEMDLLAEPNNRWSQGAPSWLPAKELFWPLFWGYLEGEEGRPSLKGRAPGEEEEEEEEDYPPEYSESEDQEDNDEEDNDDDQEHGFSGAAGGWEQGWLSPGDRAFREPESYDSELQEEWSPWSPCSGSCSSDSQQRARPCGYACTATESRACDLPPCPGAEDKDPLGFPSEGWRPLAHNATDMLSPDVDSCEKWLNCKSDFLAKYLSQVLRDLPSCPCAYPLEAVSSAVSLQDEHQGRSFRWRDASGPRERLDVYQPTARFCLRSLLSGESSTLAAQHCCYDAGSRLLTRGKGAGAPDLVSTDFSPELHFKVDTLPWILCKGDWSRYHAVRPPNNGRACTDNPPEEEYLAQLQEAKEF